A stretch of the Rhinoderma darwinii isolate aRhiDar2 chromosome 3, aRhiDar2.hap1, whole genome shotgun sequence genome encodes the following:
- the LOC142750325 gene encoding histone H2A-like, translating to MSDRESLRGKRRATARSRTSRAGLKFPVGRIHRFLRKLNYGRRFSSDAPVFLAAVMEYMTAEILVGAGITALRRNSCRITPRHLQLAMHRDVELDQLLKNVLVAQGGIVPKIQAEPLWYVQINQRSPGI from the coding sequence atGTCAGATAGAGAAAGTCTGAGAGGAAAGAGAAGAGCCACAGCCAGGAGCAGAACATCCAGGGCTGGCCTGAAGTTTCCAGTTGGCCGTATACACCGCTTTCTGAGGAAACTGAATTATGGCAGACGCTTCAGTTCTGATGCTCCAGTGTTCCTGGCCGCTGTGATGGAGTATATGACTGCAGAGATCCTGGTTGGCGCCGGCATCACAGCTCTACGTCGTAATAGCTGCCGCATTACACCTCGTCACCTACAGCTGGCAATGCATCGAGATGTGGAGCTGGACCAGCTGCTTAAAAATGTTCTCGTAGCGCAGGGGGGCATCGTGCCTAAGATCCAGGCCGAGCCCCTCTGGTACGTCCAGATAAACCAACGCTCTCCAGGCATCTAA